One genomic region from Colletotrichum lupini chromosome 7, complete sequence encodes:
- a CDS encoding GATA zinc finger, with protein MSHGPPQPPTNFLGFGPQDAYSAFEAVRSARFPNHAPPPDLITHFLPLDRLAYLSSLSPFPTSDPPDPPAHRFEKPPPLLQFATDRSQQRADAMQMAEADPNIMSSLLDSTVYGSFDAMSMSVDNPNDENAMSTFNFVGNTPMPDGLPDDTPSMNNNYSNNGDDTSSVVGGGPMPSSGFNSQALQQAGSTLTEFTKRRNWPAKVVEELKDFLQILDANGRIRFVSPSILNLTGYTADEILDTFLKELVHPDDQGVYVAELNESIASGNPLRLFFRLKKKDGKYAIFESVGHAHIAASKFAPNPHNQTPFCQAVFMMSRPYPTKNAGLLDSFLEHKIENERLRRRIAELRKEEDMENEESQRQWLQSQEGRSDVTPSETTMTSAPSAISRAGDGGDRSSALNVALTREALEGVAGSRPDSLKDKMARYEGNSHTDTIEMLTGLRYIEGERSRGITTGNASPTLIKGDAGIAIPQDRDPRTGDKKKKLKTSEEYVCTDCGTLDSPEWRKGPSGPKTLCNACGLRWAKKEKKNRHGNNNAHHSGSLQVEHGGG; from the exons ATGTCTCACGGACCACCTCAGCCTCCAACCAATTTTCTTGGCTTTGGGCCCCAAGATGCCTATTCCGCCTTTGAAGCTGTTCGTTCCGCCCGCTTTCCTAACCATGCTCCTCCTCCTGATCTGATAACTCACTTTCTTCCCCTCGACCGCCTCGCTTACCTCTCCTCTCTGTCACCCTTCCCGACCTCCGACCCGCCAGACCCCCCGGCGCATCGTTTTGAGAAACCACCCCCATTACTACAATTCGCTACAGACCGCTCCCAACAACGCGCTGACGCAATGCAGATGGCGGAAGCCGACCCCAACATCATGTCGTCTCTCCTGGACTCGACAGTCTACGGAAGCTTTGACGCCATGTCCATGAGCGTCGACAACCCCAACGACGAGAACGCCATGTCTACCTTCAACTTTGTCGGCAATACACCAATGCCTGACGGCCTCCCCGACGATACCCCTTCCATGAATAACAATTACTCCAACAATGGCGACGATACCTCCAGCGTTGTTGGTGGGGGCCCCATGCCTTCGAGCGGCTTCAATTCGCAGGCTTTGCAGCAGGCCGGCAGCACCCTCACCGAATTCACAAAGAGGCGCAACTGGCCAGCAAAGGTCGTCGAAGAGCTTAAAGACTTTCTCCAGATACTCGACGCCAATGGTCGCATACGTTTCGTCTCCCCGAGCATTCTAAACCTTACGGGTTATACCGCCGACGAAATCCTCGACACTTTCCTCAAGGAACTCGTCCACCCTGACGACCAGGGCGTCTACGTCGCCGAGCTAAACGAGTCTATAGCATCAGGAAACCCGCTACGCTTGTTTTTCAGGCTAAAGAAGAAGGATGGTAAATACGCCATTTTCGAGTCGGTCGGTCACGCCCACATCGCCGCGTCCAAGTTTGCGCCGAACCCGCACAATCAAACGCCGTTTTGCCAAGCCGTATTCATGATGTCACGCCCGTATCCAACAAAAAATGCCGGCTTACTGGACTCATTCCTGGAACACAAGATTGAGAACGAACGTTTGAGGAGGCGCATTGCTGAGCTGCGCAAGGAGGAAGACATGGAGAATGAAGAATCACAGAGGCAGTGGCTCCAGAGCCAGGAAGGCAGGTCGGACGTAACACCATCGGAAACCACAATGACATCCGCCCCGAGCGCCATATCTCGGGCCGGTGACGGGGGCGACAGGTCATCAGCCCTCAACGTTGCGCTTACACGCGAAGCACTGGAGGGTGTTGCGGGGAGCCGCCCGGATTCACTAAAGGACAAGATGGCCAGATATGAAGGGAACTCACACACTGATACCATTGAGATGTTGACCGGACTGAGATACATCGAGGGCGAGAGGAGCCGCGGCATCACAACAGGAAACGCGAGTCCGACCTTGATCAAGGGAGACGCGGGCATTGCGATTCCACAGGACCGGGACCCTCGGACAGgtgacaagaagaagaagctcaAGACTTCGGAGGAATATGTCTGCACGGATTGTG GTACCCTGGATTCTCCGGAATGGCGCAAAGGCCCTAGTGGACCGAAAACATTATGCAACGCGTGTGGCCTTAGATGGGCCaagaaggaaaagaagaATCGACACGGTAACAACAACGCTCATCACTCAGGATCGTTGCAAGTCGAGCATGGCGGAGGTTAA